One window of the Trifolium pratense cultivar HEN17-A07 linkage group LG2, ARS_RC_1.1, whole genome shotgun sequence genome contains the following:
- the LOC123911551 gene encoding sporulation-specific protein 15-like — protein sequence MLGKGVSREYFQPRTCSTGKNASKTGQAKRDLENIVYIDLDSDQFDDVEIIDCPEAVLEKLRGFSGPSKDRTSTPQSVISIDDDDDDESDDVDHSGIDVDGVGEFDSDASSNKRFSTPSSVRNSVHVDVDDCDVYEKDSVSKRQKSNEVFSSKAAVRNRYGLYGSEIESSDSDCSDCEVIKREQWEKVSAKRKGRVFNERASSSGLHRNNYNNIEVENRSQRHGKGPLYGPSSSNNVKENRSSFAVKDDIQHGERTTKEKVYPCTKKNCNFCNGVTGSSGSKNELGDEESTRFKDDIQHGERTTREEVSACPNSENSNFKGHEFELHTQDADLTASNEKNIINEKEKHKETDLYKKAEEEELASRQRALQIQAEEAQKMRTMRKRKKAENSRLLESQRRTKERLEDMRETEKKELELKNTKDKMRVEIKKRLNQLERQCTDMTSLLRGLGINVGESLRPSPSEVHAAYKKAMLKFHPDRASKTDDIRKQVEAEETCKLLSSVKEKFCSTSWR from the exons ATGCTTGGAAAAGGTGTTTCGAGAGAGTACTTTCAACCCCGGACATGTTCTACGGGGAAGAATGCATCCAAAACTGGTCAGGCGAAAAGGGATTTAGAGAATATTGTTTACATTGACTTAGATAGTGATCAATTTGATGATGTAGAAATCATAGATTGTCCTGAGGCTGTTTTAGAAAAATTGCGCGGTTTTAGTGGGCCAAGTAAAGATAGAACATCGACACCGCAGAGTGTTATTAGCAttgatgacgatgatgatgatgagagtGATGATGTGGATCATTCTGGAATTGATGTTGATGGTGTTGGAGAGTTTGATAGTGATGCCTCTTCAAACAAAAGGTTTTCTACGCCCTCAAGTGTGCGAAATTCTGTACATGTAGATGTTGATGATTGTGACGTGTATGAAAAAGATTCTGTTTCAAAGAGGCAAAAAAGTAATGAAGTATTCTCTTCGAAGGCTGCTGTAAGAAATCGTTATGGTTTATATGGGTCTGAAATTGAGTCATCTGATAGTGATTGTTCTGATTGTGAGGTCATAAAACGTGAACAGTGGGAAAAGGTTTCAGCAAAGAGAAAGGGCCGTGTATTTAATGAGCGTGCCAGTTCTTCTGGTTTACATAGAAATAATTACAATAATATAGAAGTGGAAAATAGGTCTCAAAGGCATGGGAAGGGTCCTTTATATGGTCCTAGCAGTAGTAATAATGTCAAGGAGAATCGATCTTCCTTCGCTGTTAAGGATGATATCCAGCATGGAGAAAGGACAACTAAAGAAAAAGTTTATCCCTGCACCAAGAAAAACTGTAATTTCTGTAATGGTGTTACTGGTTCTTCAGGGTCCAAGAATGAATTGGGTGATGAAGAGTCTACTAGATTTAAGGATGATATTCAGCATGGAGAAAGGACAACTAGAGAAGAAGTTTCTGCCTGCCCCAACTCtgaaaattctaattttaaggGTCATGAGTTTGAGTTACATACTCAAGATGCTGATCTTACTGCTTCAAATGAGAAgaatataattaatgaaaaagaaaagcatAAGGAAACCGATTTATATAAAAAAGCCGAGGAAGAGGAATTGGCATCCAGACAGCGAGCATTACAAATTCAG GCAGAAGAAGCACAAAAAATGCGCACAATGCGCAAAAGAAAAAAGGCTGAAAATAGCCGATTGCTGGAAAGTCAAAGAAGGACAAAGGAACGCCTTGAAGATATGAGAGAGACAGAAAAGAAG GAACTAGAATTAAAGAACACGAAAGATAAAATGCGGGTCGAAATAAAGAAGAGGCTCAATCAATTGGAGAGGCAATGCACGGATATGACCTCACTGCTTCGTGGCTTAGGAATAAATGTGGGGGAAAGTCTTAGACCTTCGCCAAGCGAG GTGCATGCTGCCTATAAAAAGGCTATGTTGAAGTTCCATCCAGATCGTGCATCAAAAACCGACGACATTAGGAAGCAAGTTGAGGCTGAGGAGACGTGCAAACTCCTCTCATCCGTAAAGGAGAAGTTTTGTTCGACTTCATGGCGCTAG